One genomic segment of Petrotoga olearia DSM 13574 includes these proteins:
- the rplW gene encoding 50S ribosomal protein L23 codes for MELQKAYDIIIRPILTEKTYSLMQERKYTFEVVKNATKPEIKEAIETIFKVKVEKVYVMNMKPKPKRLGRSEGYTRGWKKAIVKLGEGYVIRELQGSL; via the coding sequence ATGGAGCTTCAAAAAGCTTACGATATTATTATTAGGCCGATCTTAACAGAAAAAACCTATTCTCTTATGCAAGAACGAAAATACACATTTGAAGTTGTAAAAAATGCTACTAAACCAGAAATAAAGGAAGCCATCGAAACAATATTCAAAGTCAAAGTAGAAAAAGTGTACGTAATGAATATGAAACCCAAACCAAAAAGATTGGGAAGAAGTGAAGGGTATACCAGAGGATGGAAAAAAGCAATAGTTAAATTAGGAGAAGGTTACGTTATAAGAGAATTGCAAGGCAGTTTGTAG